The stretch of DNA GCTGCTAGGCGGTTCTGAGatgctgggcactgggatggagctgcacacagaggctggcacagtgctgctggggggctCCTGAGTGCTGGGCACCGGGATGGAGCTGCACACAGAGGCTggcacagtgctgctggggggctCCTGAGTGCTGGGCACCGGGATGGAGCTGCACACAGAGGCTggcacagtgctgctgggggactCCTGAGTGCTGGGCCCCAGGACTGGACTGCACAGAGGGGCTGGCATGGTGTTGTCAGGGAGCTCTGGTGTGCTGGACACTGGGACAGGACTGCCAGTGGCCTCTGGGCTGGCGCTGCTAGAGGTCTCCAAGGCACCAGGAATAAGGGTGGCATTGCTGGGGGCCTCAGAGTCACCAGGCTTAACGATGGGAGGAGTCCTGAGGTCACGGGTGGAGGTCCTGGGGGACTCCAaagtggtgctgctggagggctCCAAGATGCCAGGCACTagggtggtgctgctgggggggcCCAGGGTAGCACTTCGTGGGGGTCCTGGGGTGCAAGGCGTCGTGGTGACACTGCTGCAGGGGCCCTGGGCACAGGACACTGAGGTGGTACAGTCATGGTCCTACAGGACATTTTAGGGGGAAACGAGGGtcagggcagccctgcccttTCCCCCCGCACCCCGCAGCCGTTTGCCCCAGTCTCATTTCCCCAATGCAGGAAAAACGCCCGTTGTCCCATTGCGCCAGCACCATCTACGCCCACAGTATTCCCAGCTCCGGTACACCGCAGCCCTCCCTCCCCGTTACCCGCCCCGTCCCGTTCGTTATCCCCGCACACGGACCTTGAGCCGCAGCCGGCGGAGCAGGGGGGTCAGGCCGGTCCGGTCAGCGTCcgactgcagctgcagcagtggggtGCGCCGGGGCCGCTTCTGCGCCTGGGGGGAaccggggtggggggggggtcaccGGCGGCAGCACCGGCAGATCCCCCACCAGCACACACGCACACAGAGATACCGGGAGCGCTGCGGACCGCGCCGCACCCGCCACCCCCTCGGGGACCCTCCCCGGGGCTCTCCCCGCCGCCCCACCGGAACATCCAAACCGAACCCCAGCTGCGGCCTGTACTCACGGCGGGGATCGTGGCGCGCTGCATGGCCCGGCAATGCTCCTGGTTCCGCTCCCGGTCTAGACTACAGCTGCGGTAGCTCTCAGTCTCGGCCCCGCTCCCGGTCTGGGCTTCGGGCCCACCGAGCTGGGCTCGGTCTCGGCCCTGGTTCCCGGTCGGGTCCCGCCGCCACCCGCGCGCCGCCAATTTGAAAACCACGCGCGGCTCTGATTGGCTGCGCCGCGCGCGCGTCAccccgcggggcggggcgaCCGTTGGGGCGGGGCCACGGTCAGTGATGGGCGGGCGTGTGGGCGTGTCTTCATCCGTTGGCCACGCCCCTGGCGCGCCGCGCAGCGCCGGTGGaacggacggacggacggatgGACGGAAGGACGGGCAGGCGGATTCAGCTCCTCCCGCATCGCCTGCCCCCGGGAAACCACCCCACACGGTCCTCCAGACCTGCTCCAACCCCGCCCCGAGGGAGGGCGTCCAGCCCCACGCCCCCACTCCGCTGGTCCCGCTTTCCCCACCACGAGTCAGGGCAGCGCTCGCAGCAGTGCCCGCGGCTCTCGGGTTTATTGCTCCCGCGGGGAGAGGTACAGAGTTGAGGTACCCGGGGATGAGATCGGGGGGTACCCGGGTAACCCCTTAGGGGACCCGGCCCAGCAGGGTCCGACCCGCTGCCGGGGTGGGGGGATGTCCCTGAGCGATGCCGAGGGTCCCAGCCGTGGTGGCTCAGCCAGGCCAGGGCCGGTCCGGGGGGGCGGCGAGGTCGTAGTCAAAGTCGGCGAAAGTGGCGGGGTCGGGTGGGGGCTGCTCGGGGGGTCGCGGGgccactgccaccaccaccgGGTCCTTCTGCAGCAGGTCAGCGTCGAAGGCCACCCCGCGGAAGAAAGGGTGGCCCTGAAAGTGGTGGAGGTAGCGCAGGCGGTACAGGGGGttgtggcacagcagctgcgggCAGAGAGAGGACAGTGAGAAGAGAAACCTCAGCATCCAGCCCAGCGCCTagtggggaccccaaaatccaggcAGGAGGGTTACCTCGGCAAGCAGCCGAGCCAGCTCGGGGCTGAACTCAGGTGGGCTCTCGTAGCTGCTCTGTTTGACACGTTCCAGCATGGCCACATGGTCCCCCGCTGGAGCCACAGGGAACTGAGGGAGCATAGAGTGAATTCAGGGTCTCcctgaggtgtccctgtccccccacccTGTGGTCCTTACCTCCCCACTGGCCAGAGCAAAGAGCAGGACTCCCAAGGACCACCAGTCGGCTGCATGGCTGTAGGGCCCCCCACTCAGCAcctctggggctgtggggaggctgGGTGAGCACCTGGGGGTCTGCACCCCCCGGAACAGCCCCCCCAGCACGGCCCCCCTTACCCATGTACTGCAGGGTGCCACAGATTGTGTGGGCTCGCTCGCCCCACTGCAGGTACCGGGAGAGGCCGAAATCAGTGAGCTTGAGGTGCCCTGTGGGGCCAGATGCCACATGGGAACCCTTAGAGAGGGTGTCCCCATTGACAGGGTGTTCCCACGCGTGGGATGTCCCCAAGGCAGTGCCACCAGGCTCTTACCTCTCTCATCCAGGAGGATGTTCTCCATCTGAAAGGAGACAGGCACTGAGGTGGCCTCTCCATGCTGGGGGTTCAGAGACCCCCCCCTCCACCCCAtcctccagcccccagccccactgccacccACCTTGACGTCTCTGTGCATGATGCCCAGGTCGTGGAGGTACACTGGGGACAAGACAGAGCCATCAGTGCCGCatgtcccctcccagcacagtgCCCACTGCCGCCCCTGGGGGTGGCTGACCCTGCCTGCAGGGCTCCGCTGGTGGGGACACCGGCGGCTGTCCCCGGCGCGGAGGGTCACtcacccagcaccagcaccagctcAGCAGCGAACAGGCGGACGGTGGCCTCGGCCAAGCAGCCGGCCGCGCGCCACAGCGCGTGCAGGTCCCCGGTGCTGCAGTAGGTgcacactgcagggacaggtgacaaTGCCTTACTGACGGGCTGGGCTGGCACGAGGGACGCTGCACTGGCATGGGCACAGGGGTGCAGAGGGGTCACTGCAGCCGTGCACCGAGGTAGTGGAAGCGCTGGGGTTATAAAGGCAGCAAGGTGGCACAGGCACCAGGGCAATATGGGCACCAGGTCACAAACTGAGGTGACACGGGCATGAGTAAGGTGGCATGGGAACATACAAGTAGCAGGGTGACATCAGCACCAGAGCCCTGTGGGCGCTGGGAACACACAAGCACCTGGGACCACATGAGGtacggggcgggggggggggtcacacagCCACCGGGAACACACAAACTGATGGCTGAGGTGACACAGCCATCAGGGCCGGGCAGGCACCAGCGCTGGGGTGCTCTGTTCACCCCCACGCTGATCCCTGCCCCGCTGTAGCTTGTCCCCATCCGTGTCCCCCACCCGCACGCCCGCGGTGGGTGCGGGGTGGGAGCCGGGAGCCGGCAGCCAAAGCGCCCGGatccccccggggcagcggggGGAGCGCGCGTGTGCGGGGACACGTGTGCGGGCGGCGGGGACACGTGCGCGggcggggggggccggggcgAGCCCGCGGGCAGATGGTCACTCACTGATGAAGAGGTGGCGCTGGCCCTGCCAGCTGTCCCCCAGCCCGTGGACAAACGGGTGCCTGACCTGCCTCTGGGGACACAAAAGCACAGAGAGTGAGCGGCCCCCGGTGCTGGGGACCCCGCTTCTGCCACCTTCCATCCGCAGCTCCCACGGCCTCCTGGTGTCCCCGCAGCCACCCTAAACCCCTTCACGGGCTGGGGTCCCTCCTGGGCCCCCCCTCACCTGGATGCTGACTTCTTCTTTGCACTGTTTGAGGGTGTCACGGCGCAGCACCTCCACTTTGGGCACaacctgggggggggggggcgaggTACTGTCAAGGGGGGGGGACAAGGGCAGGTGGGGGCACCCATGGGACCCAGGGGCCAGCACCCACCTTCACGGCGCAGACCTTCTCCCTCCCACAGTCCAGCACTTTGAGGATGGTCCCGAAGGAGCCTTTGGCCACGAAGCCCAGGATCtgaggggaggagcaggggctgagcaCGCCATGGAGATGGATTTGGGGTGCTCGGGCTGGGTCCTGCATGGGGTAAGGTGAGGGGCACAGAGCACCCAGAGCAGATGCTGGGGACATATGGGGACCTGGAGGATCCAGCAGAGACCCCAGCAGGATTCATGGGGACCCAGTATGGCGCACAAGGGACACGGGAGACTGGGACACAGGGATCCCAAGGCGGCAGCGGCGGATTTTGACAGAATGCACAGGACCCCCGGGGGTACACGCGGGACCTCGGTGGGATGCCACGCTCCGGTGGGGTGCAGAGGAACCCCGGTAGAACACACCGAGACCCGACACGGGCAGCTGGCGGCAGCGGCGATAGAAGGGGACCGGGCGGAACGGCCGGGGACGCCGGTGGGATGCGCAGGGACCCGGGAGAGCGTGCGAGGGGAGCTCGGTAAGGCAATCGGCGATGCCGGGATGGCGGCACGGGATGCACGGAAGGCGCGGGAGGATGCTCAGGGCGCTGGGGGACCCCGGTAGAGACGTGCAGGAACCCCGGTAGGACAAGCAGGGTGCGAGGGGACCCGTTAGGGCGCCCGGGACTGCCGGGGCGGGATGCACGGGCAGGACGCGCCCGGGGGAGGACGATCGGGGATTCCGTTCGGATGCAGCGGGACCCCGATCGGAGGGTGGGGGTCCCCGGGACGGCAccttgagctgctgctggcggGCGGAGGGGCGGACGGGGAACTCCGGCAGGAACAACGAGACGAGCTGCGGCAGCGGCCACccgggcagcggcggctccTCGGCGGGGCCCCGCGGGGCCAAGGCGAGCCCCGGTACCGGCACCGGTACCGATACCGGCACCGACCCTGCTCGGCTCAACAGCGCCCGCACCCACGACCCCACGGTGCGGCCCTGCGGAACCGGGGACAGCGTCAGCGAGAGGATCCCGGGGCGGGAGATGCCCAGGGGGATCCCCGGGGCTGATGCCGCCGCACGCACCTGGGGGGGCCGCACCGGAGCCGGGGTCGAGCCGGGGCCGCTGCTCGTCGCTCCCATCGCGGCGCCGCCCGGCCGCGCCCCGAGCCCCGTCCCCGGTAATCGCCGCCTTACATAaccccgccgccccgccccgccctgCCCGCCGCGACCACCCCCCGCCCCGGGGCTCGGCGGCGGGGCTGCCCCTTGCACGGCGACACCCACCCGTGACCGATCCCCGCCCATTCGGGACCCCCGCTGCACACCTGGGGGTTGCTCACCCACCCGTGACTGATCCCACCCCCACACCAGGACCCCCGGGGCTGATCCCAGCCCCTCTGCGGGACCCCCTCATTACACACTCTGGGGCTCCCccttcagcctttcctttcctctttgcacCCCAcgtgctgcagccctgtgggGGTGCCTGCagtccctgctgagccctggctcGGCCCTGGGCTCACGGAGAGCACTGCAGAGGGGTAAGTGCACAGGCTGAGCCCAGGGGTGCCCTGAGCCCCAAATCAGGAGCCCTGAGCAACTGCTGGGGAAGAGCAAGGGGTGAagcccccagggatgggggacTGCCGGGCTGAGATGGGGAGCGGTGCTGAGCCCAGCACTGCGGGTGAGGCAAGAAACAAGCCACTGGCCTGAGCCTGTTCCAAATTAAAAACTCTTTATTTAAACTCTCTCCCGTTCCCctttttcccagcctggagcga from Vidua macroura isolate BioBank_ID:100142 chromosome 20, ASM2450914v1, whole genome shotgun sequence encodes:
- the RSKR gene encoding ribosomal protein S6 kinase-related protein isoform X4; this translates as MGGDRSRVGVAVQGAAPPPSPGAGGGRGGQGGAGRRGYVRRRLPGTGLGARPGGAAMGATSSGPGSTPAPVRPPQGRTVGSWVRALLSRAGSVPVSVPVPVPGLALAPRGPAEEPPLPGWPLPQLVSLFLPEFPVRPSARQQQLKILGFVAKGSFGTILKVLDCGREKVCAVKVVPKVEVLRRDTLKQCKEEVSIQRQVRHPFVHGLGDSWQGQRHLFIMCTYCSTGDLHALWRAAGCLAEATVRLFAAELVLVLVYLHDLGIMHRDVKMENILLDERGHLKLTDFGLSRYLQWGERAHTICGTLQYMAPEVLSGGPYSHAADWWSLGVLLFALASGEFPVAPAGDHVAMLERVKQSSYESPPEFSPELARLLAELLCHNPLYRLRYLHHFQGHPFFRGVAFDADLLQKDPVVVAVAPRPPEQPPPDPATFADFDYDLAAPPDRPWPG
- the RSKR gene encoding ribosomal protein S6 kinase-related protein isoform X1; translation: MGGDRSRVGVAVQGAAPPPSPGAGGGRGGQGGAGRRGYVRRRLPGTGLGARPGGAAMGATSSGPGSTPAPVRPPQVRAAASAPGIPLGISRPGILSLTLSPVPQGRTVGSWVRALLSRAGSVPVSVPVPVPGLALAPRGPAEEPPLPGWPLPQLVSLFLPEFPVRPSARQQQLKILGFVAKGSFGTILKVLDCGREKVCAVKVVPKVEVLRRDTLKQCKEEVSIQRQVRHPFVHGLGDSWQGQRHLFIMCTYCSTGDLHALWRAAGCLAEATVRLFAAELVLVLVYLHDLGIMHRDVKCLSPFRWRTSSWMREGTSSSLISASPGTCSGASEPTQSVAPCSTWVRGAVLGGLFRGVQTPRCSPSLPTAPEVLSGGPYSHAADWWSLGVLLFALASGEFPVAPAGDHVAMLERVKQSSYESPPEFSPELARLLAELLCHNPLYRLRYLHHFQGHPFFRGVAFDADLLQKDPVVVAVAPRPPEQPPPDPATFADFDYDLAAPPDRPWPG
- the RSKR gene encoding ribosomal protein S6 kinase-related protein isoform X2, which codes for MGGDRSRVGVAVQGAAPPPSPGAGGGRGGQGGAGRRGYVRRRLPGTGLGARPGGAAMGATSSGPGSTPAPVRPPQVRAAASAPGIPLGISRPGILSLTLSPVPQGRTVGSWVRALLSRAGSVPVSVPVPVPGLALAPRGPAEEPPLPGWPLPQLVSLFLPEFPVRPSARQQQLKVVPKVEVLRRDTLKQCKEEVSIQRQVRHPFVHGLGDSWQGQRHLFIMCTYCSTGDLHALWRAAGCLAEATVRLFAAELVLVLVYLHDLGIMHRDVKCLSPFRWRTSSWMREGTSSSLISASPGTCSGASEPTQSVAPCSTWVRGAVLGGLFRGVQTPRCSPSLPTAPEVLSGGPYSHAADWWSLGVLLFALASGEFPVAPAGDHVAMLERVKQSSYESPPEFSPELARLLAELLCHNPLYRLRYLHHFQGHPFFRGVAFDADLLQKDPVVVAVAPRPPEQPPPDPATFADFDYDLAAPPDRPWPG
- the RSKR gene encoding ribosomal protein S6 kinase-related protein isoform X3; the protein is MGGDRSRVGVAVQGAAPPPSPGAGGGRGGQGGAGRRGYVRRRLPGTGLGARPGGAAMGATSSGPGSTPAPVRPPQVRAAASAPGIPLGISRPGILSLTLSPVPQGRTVGSWVRALLSRAGSVPVSVPVPVPGLALAPRGPAEEPPLPGWPLPQLVSLFLPEFPVRPSARQQQLKILGFVAKGSFGTILKVLDCGREKVCAVKVVPKVEVLRRDTLKQCKEEVSIQRQVRHPFVHGLGDSWQGQRHLFIMCTYCSTGDLHALWRAAGCLAEATVRLFAAELVLVLVYLHDLGIMHRDVKMENILLDERGHLKLTDFGLSRYLQWGERAHTICGTLQYMAPEVLSGGPYSHAADWWSLGVLLFALASGEFPVAPAGDHVAMLERVKQSSYESPPEFSPELARLLAELLCHNPLYRLRYLHHFQGHPFFRGVAFDADLLQKDPVVVAVAPRPPEQPPPDPATFADFDYDLAAPPDRPWPG